The following are encoded together in the bacterium genome:
- a CDS encoding VOC family protein, with product MAQRIGLVSLVVDDYDDALAFFVGKLGFSVAEDTVIAEQSKRWLVVTPAGASETRLLLARASDDEQRMRVGSQTGGRVFLFLYTDDFWRDYERYKANGVVFVREPKREPYGVVAVFEDLYGNLWDLLEPSDANRSA from the coding sequence ATCGCGCAACGGATCGGCCTCGTCTCACTCGTGGTCGACGACTACGACGACGCGCTTGCGTTCTTCGTCGGCAAGCTCGGCTTCAGCGTGGCGGAAGACACGGTGATCGCGGAGCAGTCGAAGCGATGGCTGGTCGTGACGCCTGCGGGGGCGAGCGAGACCCGCCTCCTGCTCGCCAGGGCGTCCGACGACGAGCAGAGGATGCGCGTCGGCTCGCAGACCGGCGGGCGAGTGTTCCTCTTCCTCTATACCGACGACTTCTGGCGGGACTACGAGCGGTACAAGGCGAACGGCGTGGTGTTCGTGCGCGAGCCGAAGCGTGAGCCGTATGGCGTGGTCGCGGTGTTCGAAGACCTCTACGGAAACCTGTGGGACCTGCTGGAGCCGAGCGACGCCAACCGGAGCGCCTGA
- a CDS encoding GIY-YIG nuclease family protein: MKVVYRITYPNGKIYIGKDLTGSINYFGSANSKLIAMDFTPEQRRSFSIRRDILWESETAPDAEVGRKEVELIRAHRSNDPAIGYNQWPKSKG; the protein is encoded by the coding sequence ATGAAGGTGGTCTACAGAATCACATACCCGAACGGAAAGATATACATCGGCAAGGATCTGACGGGGAGCATCAACTACTTCGGGAGTGCGAACAGCAAGCTCATCGCGATGGACTTTACGCCTGAGCAGAGGCGTAGTTTCAGCATCCGTCGCGATATCCTTTGGGAGTCGGAGACCGCGCCCGATGCCGAGGTTGGCCGCAAGGAAGTCGAGCTCATCAGAGCTCACCGCTCGAATGATCCAGCCATCGGCTACAACCAATGGCCAAAGTCCAAGGGATGA
- a CDS encoding glutathione S-transferase yields the protein MDAPMLWHIPLSHFNEKVRWALDWKRIPHHRRAPARNYLLQAWRATGQGKLPILFLDGRAIADSTRIIAALEERWPEPPLHPSDPAARARALALEDFFDEGLGPAIRAAVVTPLFRNDPDVALRMLTTGMPDAAYAMLRPLVRVFPAFYRFRHGIADADLETDRATVRTALARIEEERQGRPYLVGDTFTVADLTAAALLGVLLRPPEIQYPLRVALPPYLEDYRGEVLRHPAGQWAVEMYRRHRGTSAELPRAPKGDAR from the coding sequence ATGGACGCGCCGATGCTCTGGCACATCCCGCTCTCGCACTTCAACGAGAAGGTGCGATGGGCCCTCGACTGGAAACGCATCCCGCATCACCGCCGCGCCCCGGCGCGCAACTACCTGCTCCAGGCGTGGCGGGCGACGGGCCAGGGCAAGCTCCCGATCCTGTTCCTCGACGGTCGCGCGATCGCCGACTCGACCCGCATCATCGCCGCCCTCGAGGAACGCTGGCCGGAGCCGCCGCTCCATCCGTCCGATCCCGCCGCGCGCGCACGCGCGCTGGCGCTCGAAGACTTCTTCGACGAGGGCCTCGGCCCCGCGATCCGCGCTGCCGTCGTGACGCCCCTCTTCCGCAACGACCCCGACGTCGCCCTGCGCATGCTGACGACCGGCATGCCCGACGCCGCCTACGCCATGCTGCGCCCGCTGGTGCGCGTGTTCCCGGCCTTCTATCGCTTCCGTCACGGCATCGCCGACGCCGACCTCGAGACGGATCGTGCCACGGTCCGCACCGCGCTCGCACGCATCGAGGAGGAGCGGCAGGGCCGCCCGTATCTCGTCGGCGACACCTTCACCGTCGCCGACCTGACGGCGGCGGCGTTGCTCGGCGTGCTGCTGCGGCCGCCGGAGATCCAGTACCCGCTGCGCGTCGCGCTGCCGCCGTATCTGGAGGACTACCGGGGGGAGGTGCTCAGGCATCCGGCGGGGCAGTGGGCGGTCGAGATGTATCGCCGGCACCGCGGCACGTCGGCGGAGCTGCCGCGGGCTCCGAAGGGCGACGCGAGGTGA
- a CDS encoding GFA family protein has product MTMRTASCCCGQLSIDVHGEPLGVGVCHCLACQRRTGSVFAALAGFAAPYEVRGTATEYVRAGDQGAKFRFRFCPICGTNLFHTEEGETGSVSVAVGGFGDPTFPPPGDSVYDKRRHAWVQLPPGTVVFDQDPT; this is encoded by the coding sequence ATGACCATGCGCACGGCGTCCTGCTGCTGCGGGCAGCTCAGCATCGACGTGCACGGCGAGCCGCTCGGCGTCGGCGTGTGTCACTGTCTCGCCTGCCAGCGCCGGACCGGCAGCGTGTTCGCGGCGCTCGCCGGTTTCGCGGCGCCGTACGAGGTGCGCGGCACGGCCACCGAGTACGTGCGCGCGGGCGACCAGGGAGCGAAGTTCCGCTTCCGCTTCTGCCCGATCTGCGGCACGAACCTCTTCCACACCGAGGAAGGGGAGACCGGCAGCGTGTCGGTGGCGGTCGGAGGGTTCGGCGATCCGACGTTCCCGCCGCCCGGCGACTCGGTCTACGACAAGCGACGCCACGCCTGGGTGCAGCTGCCGCCGGGAACCGTGGTGTTCGACCAGGATCCGACGTAG
- a CDS encoding symmetrical bis(5'-nucleosyl)-tetraphosphatase — protein MAVHAIGDVQGCCDELEELLEKIAFDPSRDRVWITGDLVNRGPRSLDVLRLVRGLGDAAVTVLGNHDLHLLAAAFVPGTRTGKKDTFQDVLAAPDRDELLGWLRRRPLLHHDADLGLTMVHAGLAPQWDLATARACAAEIEAAVQDDARIVSFFRAMYGDQPDRWSDELTGWDRMRVAVNALTRIRFCTPDGRLDLAYDGGLAEAPAGLVPWFRMPGRRWQGARVVCGHWAALGYHVENGVTAIDAGCVWGQRLCAVRLDAEGEPVFARCGGRGR, from the coding sequence ATGGCCGTCCATGCCATCGGCGACGTCCAGGGCTGCTGCGACGAGCTCGAGGAGCTGCTGGAGAAGATCGCGTTCGACCCGTCGCGCGACCGCGTCTGGATCACCGGCGATCTCGTCAACCGCGGCCCCCGCTCGCTCGACGTCCTGCGCCTCGTGCGCGGCCTCGGCGACGCGGCGGTGACGGTGCTCGGCAACCACGATCTGCACCTCCTCGCGGCCGCCTTCGTGCCCGGCACGCGCACGGGGAAGAAGGACACGTTCCAGGACGTCCTCGCCGCGCCCGACCGCGACGAGCTGCTGGGTTGGCTGCGCCGCCGGCCGCTGCTGCATCACGACGCCGACCTCGGCCTGACGATGGTGCACGCCGGCCTCGCGCCGCAGTGGGACCTCGCGACGGCGCGCGCGTGCGCCGCGGAGATCGAGGCCGCGGTGCAGGACGACGCGCGCATCGTGTCGTTCTTCCGCGCCATGTACGGCGACCAGCCGGATCGCTGGTCGGACGAGCTCACCGGCTGGGATCGGATGCGCGTCGCGGTGAACGCGCTCACGCGCATCCGCTTCTGCACGCCGGACGGCCGCCTCGACCTCGCGTACGACGGCGGCCTCGCGGAAGCCCCCGCCGGTCTGGTGCCCTGGTTTCGCATGCCGGGACGTCGGTGGCAGGGAGCGCGGGTGGTGTGCGGGCACTGGGCGGCGCTCGGCTATCACGTCGAGAACGGGGTGACGGCGATCGACGCGGGCTGCGTCTGGGGGCAGCGACTGTGCGCGGTGCGTCTCGACGCGGAAGGCGAGCCGGTGTTCGCGCGCTGCGGCGGGCGGGGGCGATGA
- a CDS encoding glutathione S-transferase family protein: protein MLILHDYPESFFAEKVRRILAWKGVPWRQVEQPKIMPKPDLVALTGGYRRVPVLQVGAEVYCDTARIARALDEIVPEPACIPPQQRALCALLEDWGDRRLVPQVVAPVIVSIMPMLPPGFLEDRASMSPGLGERVWRATAPSGRRQAVFSFDRLDDMLRERPFLLGDAFTLADAACFHPVWFARQDPALAEAISERRALAAWFARIEAFGPGQVRAMTPAEALAIAREAAPADGDGPEVAVYADDYGTEATRGRLVRRTDDAITLRRTDPIVGDVAVHFPRAGYRIEKV from the coding sequence GTGTTGATCCTGCACGACTACCCCGAGTCGTTCTTCGCCGAGAAGGTGCGGCGCATCCTCGCCTGGAAGGGCGTCCCGTGGCGCCAGGTGGAGCAGCCGAAGATCATGCCGAAGCCCGATCTCGTGGCGCTGACGGGCGGCTACCGTCGCGTGCCGGTGCTCCAGGTCGGCGCCGAGGTCTACTGCGACACCGCCCGCATCGCACGCGCGCTCGACGAGATCGTCCCCGAGCCCGCGTGCATCCCGCCGCAGCAGCGGGCGCTGTGCGCGCTGCTCGAGGACTGGGGCGATCGGCGGCTCGTCCCGCAGGTGGTGGCGCCGGTGATCGTGTCGATCATGCCGATGCTGCCGCCGGGGTTTCTCGAGGACCGGGCCTCGATGTCGCCGGGCCTGGGCGAGCGGGTCTGGCGCGCGACGGCGCCGTCGGGACGCCGGCAGGCGGTGTTCTCGTTCGACCGCCTGGACGACATGCTGCGCGAGCGGCCGTTCCTGCTCGGCGATGCCTTCACGCTGGCCGACGCCGCCTGTTTCCACCCCGTCTGGTTCGCGCGGCAGGACCCGGCGCTGGCCGAGGCGATCTCGGAGCGCCGCGCGCTGGCCGCGTGGTTCGCGCGCATCGAGGCGTTCGGGCCCGGGCAGGTGCGGGCAATGACGCCGGCGGAGGCCCTCGCGATCGCACGCGAGGCGGCGCCGGCGGACGGAGACGGCCCGGAGGTGGCGGTCTACGCGGACGACTACGGGACCGAGGCGACGCGCGGACGTCTCGTCCGCCGGACCGACGACGCCATCACGCTGCGGCGGACCGATCCGATCGTCGGCGACGTCGCGGTGCACTTCCCGCGCGCGGGATACCGGATCGAGAAGGTCTGA
- a CDS encoding helix-turn-helix transcriptional regulator: MLAQTVLHAGPIRVVDYRCTHDGTETPYVERHPLHSVSYVRDGTFGCRTNGRAFEHVAGSLMVGHPGDEYVCTHEHGAGDACLSVQLAPELVDTMGDDRAAWRTAYVPPVSELMVLGELAQSAADGACNVGVDEAGMLFAARFVGLASGRLKAPGDPSARDRRRAVEAALWLDAHAHRPVDLDTTARAIGLSPFHFLRTFASVLGVTPHQYVVRCRLRHAARLLADDAGAITDVAFDVGFGDLSNFVRTFHRAAGVSPRMFRRAARGDRRVLGERLARAV, from the coding sequence ATGCTCGCGCAGACGGTGCTGCACGCCGGGCCGATCCGCGTGGTCGACTATCGTTGCACCCACGACGGCACCGAGACGCCGTACGTCGAGCGACATCCGCTCCACTCCGTGTCGTACGTGCGTGACGGCACCTTCGGCTGTCGCACCAACGGGCGGGCGTTCGAGCACGTCGCCGGCTCGCTCATGGTCGGCCACCCGGGCGACGAGTACGTCTGCACGCACGAGCACGGCGCCGGTGACGCCTGCCTGTCGGTCCAGCTCGCGCCCGAGCTGGTCGACACGATGGGCGACGACCGCGCCGCCTGGCGCACGGCGTACGTGCCGCCCGTGTCCGAGCTGATGGTGCTGGGCGAGCTGGCGCAGTCGGCGGCCGACGGCGCCTGCAACGTGGGCGTCGACGAGGCGGGCATGCTCTTCGCGGCGCGCTTCGTCGGCCTGGCGAGCGGCCGGCTGAAGGCACCGGGCGACCCGTCGGCGCGCGATCGGCGCCGCGCCGTCGAGGCCGCGCTGTGGCTCGACGCGCACGCGCACCGGCCCGTCGACCTCGACACCACGGCGCGCGCGATCGGCCTCAGCCCGTTCCATTTCCTGCGCACGTTCGCGTCGGTTCTGGGTGTGACGCCGCACCAGTACGTCGTCCGCTGCCGCCTGCGGCACGCCGCGCGCCTCCTCGCCGACGACGCCGGCGCGATCACCGACGTCGCCTTCGACGTCGGCTTCGGCGACCTCTCGAACTTCGTGCGGACGTTCCACCGCGCCGCCGGCGTGTCGCCGCGAATGTTCCGCCGAGCGGCACGGGGCGACCGGCGCGTGCTCGGAGAGCGGCTGGCGCGCGCGGTCTGA
- a CDS encoding methylated-DNA--[protein]-cysteine S-methyltransferase, whose protein sequence is MTGFALFETAIGRCGIAWGERGIVGVQLPETGDGATRARLARRFAATEAPPPPEVQEAIAAIVALLRGEGTDLAHLGLDMSAVPEFHRRVYEAARRIPPGATRTYGEIATALGAPGSARAVGQALGRNPFAIVVPCHRVLAAGGRTGGFSANGGVSTKLRMLAIEGAPAQAALFDGDGRYGYDPRVAVEHLRGVDPALARVVDAVGPYRLELKRTPSIYAALAEAIVYQQLSGKAAATIYGRVCALFPRAHEGPTPENVLRAPDEKLRGAGLSRPKILALRDLAQRQKAGEIPTLAEAHRLGDDALIERLTAVRGIGRWTVEMLLMFRLGRADVLPVDDLGIRTGVGLLTRKRELPDRAAVARRGARWAPYRTVASWYLWRAVERSRAKA, encoded by the coding sequence ATGACGGGATTCGCGCTTTTCGAGACGGCCATCGGCCGCTGCGGCATCGCCTGGGGCGAGCGCGGCATCGTCGGCGTCCAGCTGCCCGAGACCGGCGACGGCGCGACGCGTGCACGCCTGGCGCGGCGCTTCGCGGCGACGGAGGCTCCGCCGCCGCCCGAGGTGCAGGAGGCGATCGCCGCCATCGTCGCCCTGCTGCGCGGCGAGGGCACGGACCTCGCCCACCTCGGGCTCGACATGTCGGCGGTGCCCGAGTTCCACCGTCGCGTGTACGAGGCGGCGCGCCGCATCCCGCCGGGGGCGACGCGCACCTACGGCGAGATCGCGACGGCGCTCGGTGCGCCCGGCTCGGCACGCGCCGTGGGCCAGGCGCTCGGGCGCAACCCGTTCGCGATCGTCGTCCCGTGCCACCGCGTGCTCGCCGCCGGCGGTCGCACGGGCGGCTTCTCGGCGAACGGCGGCGTGTCGACCAAGCTCCGTATGCTGGCGATCGAGGGCGCACCGGCGCAGGCGGCGCTGTTCGACGGCGACGGCCGCTACGGCTACGATCCGCGCGTCGCCGTGGAGCACCTGCGCGGCGTCGACCCGGCGCTGGCGCGCGTCGTCGACGCGGTCGGCCCGTATCGTCTGGAGCTGAAGCGCACCCCGAGCATCTATGCGGCGCTCGCCGAGGCGATCGTCTACCAGCAGCTCAGCGGCAAGGCCGCGGCGACGATCTACGGCCGCGTCTGCGCGCTCTTCCCCCGCGCGCACGAGGGACCGACGCCGGAGAACGTCCTGCGTGCGCCGGACGAGAAGCTGCGGGGGGCGGGGCTGTCGCGGCCGAAGATCCTGGCCCTGCGTGACCTCGCGCAGCGCCAGAAAGCGGGCGAGATACCGACGCTCGCCGAGGCGCATCGCCTCGGCGACGACGCACTGATCGAGCGGCTCACGGCCGTGCGCGGCATCGGCCGGTGGACCGTCGAGATGCTGCTCATGTTCCGCCTGGGGCGCGCGGACGTGCTGCCGGTCGACGACCTCGGCATCCGCACGGGCGTCGGCCTGCTCACGCGCAAGCGCGAGCTGCCCGACCGCGCGGCGGTCGCCAGGCGTGGGGCGCGCTGGGCGCCGTATCGGACGGTGGCGAGCTGGTACCTGTGGCGGGCGGTCGAGCGCTCGCGGGCGAAGGCTTAG
- a CDS encoding AAA family ATPase, giving the protein MAEHDDLSALLDALPPDVAAAVRARGGNDDLLEVVVDLGRRPEARYPGREVELAEREVRREDIDAVVARVGEFGADNRAGIPRTLHRISCMRNRKGHIVGLTCRVGRAVHGTIRIIEDLVAEQHSVLLLGRPGVGKTTLLREVARFLADERQRRVVVVDTSNEIAGDGDIPHPGIGRARRMQVPTPALQHHVMIEAVENHMPEVIVIDEIGTDLEAAAARTIAERGVQLVATAHGTTLDNLVQNPTLADLVGGVQSVTLGDEEAHRRGTQKTILERKAPPTFDVLVEIQTFDRVAVHRDVGAVVDALLRGRPIMPEVRSLDGDGGLRAETPPAPPVAPEPRKGRPRPRADKLRIYPFGVSRQKLGHALRQSGIRGDVVDDLDEATDVLTLRPFERRRPQTLRDASARGLPIHVVKSNTVSQLEHALLQMRNGPARDDDRLGAAMREAEDAIAQVLVSETPVDLSPQESKVRRLQHQLAEQRHLVSRSLGKEPLRWVRILPAADF; this is encoded by the coding sequence ATGGCGGAGCACGACGACCTGAGCGCCCTCCTCGACGCGCTGCCTCCCGACGTGGCGGCGGCGGTGCGGGCCCGCGGCGGCAACGACGACCTGCTCGAGGTCGTCGTCGACCTCGGACGACGCCCCGAGGCCCGCTACCCGGGCCGCGAGGTCGAGCTGGCGGAGCGCGAGGTGCGGCGCGAGGACATCGATGCGGTCGTCGCGCGCGTCGGCGAGTTCGGCGCCGACAACCGCGCCGGCATTCCGCGCACGCTGCACCGCATCTCCTGCATGCGGAACCGCAAGGGCCACATCGTCGGCCTCACCTGCCGCGTCGGCCGGGCGGTCCACGGGACGATCCGCATCATCGAGGACCTCGTCGCCGAGCAGCACAGCGTCCTGCTGCTCGGGCGGCCCGGCGTCGGCAAGACGACGCTGCTGCGCGAGGTCGCACGCTTCCTCGCCGACGAACGCCAGCGCCGCGTGGTCGTCGTCGACACCTCGAACGAGATCGCCGGCGACGGCGACATCCCGCATCCCGGCATCGGCCGCGCCCGCCGCATGCAGGTGCCGACGCCGGCCCTCCAACACCACGTCATGATCGAGGCGGTCGAGAACCACATGCCCGAGGTCATCGTCATCGACGAGATCGGCACCGACCTCGAGGCGGCCGCCGCGCGCACCATCGCCGAGCGCGGCGTGCAGCTGGTCGCCACCGCGCACGGCACGACGCTCGACAACCTCGTACAGAATCCGACCCTCGCCGACCTCGTCGGCGGCGTGCAGTCGGTGACGCTCGGCGACGAGGAGGCCCACCGCCGCGGCACGCAGAAGACGATCCTCGAGCGCAAGGCGCCGCCGACGTTCGACGTGCTGGTCGAGATCCAGACGTTCGACCGCGTCGCCGTGCACCGCGACGTCGGCGCGGTGGTCGACGCGCTCTTGCGCGGGCGCCCGATCATGCCGGAGGTGCGCAGCCTCGACGGCGACGGCGGGCTGCGCGCCGAAACGCCGCCCGCACCGCCGGTCGCCCCGGAGCCGCGCAAGGGCCGGCCGCGGCCGCGCGCCGACAAGCTGCGCATCTACCCCTTCGGCGTCTCGCGCCAGAAGCTCGGCCACGCGCTCCGCCAGTCCGGCATACGCGGCGACGTGGTCGACGACCTCGACGAGGCCACCGACGTCCTCACCCTGCGCCCGTTCGAGCGCCGCCGCCCGCAGACGCTGCGCGACGCCTCCGCCCGCGGCCTGCCGATCCACGTCGTGAAGAGCAACACCGTCTCGCAGCTCGAGCACGCGCTCCTCCAGATGCGCAACGGCCCGGCGCGCGACGACGACCGCCTCGGCGCCGCCATGCGCGAGGCCGAGGACGCCATCGCGCAGGTCCTCGTCTCCGAAACGCCCGTCGATCTGAGCCCGCAGGAGTCGAAGGTGCGGCGCCTGCAGCATCAGCTCGCCGAGCAGCGCCATCTCGTCTCGCGCAGCCTCGGCAAGGAGCCGCTGCGCTGGGTGCGGATCCTGCCGGCGGCCGACTTCTGA
- a CDS encoding FAD-dependent oxidoreductase, with protein sequence MASHDVDVCVVGAGYAGLTAALRLSQAGMRVTVLEARDRPGGRVWTGTLADGTPIDRGGAWLGVGQDRLYALAEEMGVGTYPTWTAGENVVVIDGTAHRHRGQIPKPLGLFTLISLGVAMARLDRMAKRVPLDAPWTAPGARAIDARSAASWVDSPWNVWSSRARALLRMTVTSDVFAWDPAGASLLHLLFHLHSAGGWARQTGIADGAQRDRLVGGAQAVADRVVARLGDAVRFDAPVRRIRRDADGVEVVADGGVTVRAARAVVAIPPVLASEIDWQPALPAEHAELRRRLPAGTTIKFGVVYDEPFWRHDGLNGQSLDVSSPLPFSIDACGATPPPGILNVFASGPQAPRLAALDAAARRRFVVAQLVTRFGPKAAQVRDWVEQDWSSETWTRGCFMSHWEPGLMTTLGARLREPVGRVHWAGTETSPVMNGFIDGAVRSGERVAAEVLAA encoded by the coding sequence ATGGCGTCGCACGACGTCGACGTCTGCGTCGTCGGTGCGGGCTACGCCGGCCTGACGGCGGCGCTGCGCCTCTCCCAGGCCGGCATGCGCGTGACGGTGCTCGAAGCCCGCGACCGGCCCGGCGGCCGCGTGTGGACCGGGACGCTCGCCGACGGGACGCCGATCGACCGCGGCGGCGCGTGGCTCGGCGTCGGGCAGGACCGGCTCTACGCGCTCGCCGAGGAGATGGGCGTCGGCACGTACCCGACGTGGACGGCGGGCGAGAACGTCGTCGTCATCGACGGCACGGCGCACCGGCATCGCGGGCAGATCCCGAAGCCGCTCGGCCTCTTCACGCTGATCAGCCTCGGCGTCGCGATGGCGCGCCTCGACCGCATGGCGAAACGCGTCCCGCTCGACGCGCCGTGGACCGCGCCCGGCGCCCGCGCCATCGACGCCCGCTCGGCGGCGAGCTGGGTCGATTCGCCGTGGAACGTCTGGTCGTCGCGGGCGCGCGCGCTGCTGCGCATGACCGTCACGTCGGACGTCTTCGCCTGGGACCCGGCGGGCGCGTCGCTGCTGCACCTGCTGTTCCATCTCCACTCGGCCGGCGGCTGGGCGCGCCAGACCGGCATCGCCGACGGCGCGCAGCGCGACCGCCTCGTCGGCGGCGCGCAGGCCGTCGCCGATCGCGTCGTCGCGCGGCTCGGCGACGCCGTCCGCTTCGACGCGCCGGTCCGCCGCATTCGACGGGACGCGGACGGCGTCGAGGTCGTCGCCGACGGCGGCGTGACGGTGCGGGCGGCGCGCGCGGTCGTCGCGATTCCGCCGGTGCTCGCGAGCGAGATCGACTGGCAGCCCGCGCTGCCGGCCGAGCACGCCGAGCTGCGCCGCCGCCTGCCGGCCGGCACGACGATCAAGTTCGGCGTCGTCTACGACGAGCCGTTCTGGCGCCACGACGGCCTCAACGGCCAGTCGCTCGACGTGTCCTCGCCGCTGCCCTTCTCGATCGACGCCTGCGGCGCGACCCCGCCGCCCGGCATCCTCAACGTCTTCGCGTCGGGCCCGCAGGCGCCACGGCTCGCCGCGCTCGACGCCGCGGCGCGCCGCCGCTTCGTGGTCGCGCAGCTCGTCACCCGCTTCGGCCCCAAGGCGGCGCAGGTGCGGGACTGGGTCGAGCAGGACTGGTCGTCGGAGACGTGGACCCGCGGCTGCTTCATGTCGCACTGGGAGCCGGGCCTCATGACGACGCTCGGCGCGCGCCTGCGCGAGCCGGTCGGCCGCGTGCATTGGGCGGGCACGGAGACGTCGCCGGTGATGAACGGCTTCATCGACGGCGCGGTGCGGTCGGGCGAGCGGGTGGCGGCGGAGGTGCTGGCCGCGTGA
- a CDS encoding ferritin-like domain-containing protein, with protein sequence MTPPTDFFAAVAAIGAIETLDVDAMRLLYRIEMSGEEFYFGIADRIGDAQAAELLRRNGREERGHAERLRKAIALKLGRPFEPEAADRAPLAIPLPDEIPGSLLGLIVQGELDGDVGYQRWADREADPEVQKLLRQNGREETRHGERVREVIALLGA encoded by the coding sequence ATGACCCCACCCACCGACTTCTTCGCCGCCGTCGCGGCGATCGGCGCGATCGAGACCCTCGACGTCGACGCCATGCGGCTCCTCTATCGCATCGAGATGTCGGGCGAGGAGTTCTACTTCGGCATCGCCGATCGCATCGGCGACGCGCAGGCCGCCGAGCTCCTGCGGCGCAACGGGCGCGAGGAGCGCGGGCACGCGGAGCGGCTGCGGAAGGCGATCGCTCTGAAGCTCGGGCGGCCCTTCGAGCCCGAGGCAGCCGACCGAGCGCCCCTCGCCATCCCGCTGCCCGACGAGATACCGGGCTCGCTGCTCGGGCTCATCGTGCAGGGCGAGCTCGACGGCGACGTCGGCTACCAGCGCTGGGCCGACCGCGAGGCCGACCCGGAGGTGCAGAAGCTGCTGCGCCAGAACGGGCGCGAGGAGACGCGGCACGGCGAGCGCGTGCGCGAGGTCATCGCGCTGCTCGGGGCCTGA
- a CDS encoding SDR family oxidoreductase encodes MRLSGKTAFITGGNSGIGLATAQLFVAEGARIAITGRNRDTLAAAVKTIGAGSHAFVADVQDFEATRLAVDEAAAALGGLDVVFANAGIAGDTPLGGTDPAAFEAVLRTNVTGVFFTLQAALPHLRDGGSLILNGSVHEVLGVPGYSAYAASKAGVRAMARCLASELAPRGIRVNVVVPGATRTPIWGRIAPEADARTALEASIVQHIPLGHLGEAEDVARAALFLASDDARNVTASELVVDGGTIGAPAGAPAHRR; translated from the coding sequence ATGCGACTCTCGGGCAAGACGGCATTCATCACGGGCGGCAACAGCGGCATCGGGCTCGCTACGGCGCAGCTCTTCGTCGCCGAGGGCGCGCGCATCGCCATCACCGGACGCAACCGCGACACGCTGGCCGCGGCCGTGAAGACGATCGGCGCCGGGTCCCACGCCTTCGTCGCCGACGTGCAGGACTTCGAGGCGACGCGGCTCGCGGTCGACGAAGCCGCCGCGGCGCTCGGCGGGCTCGACGTCGTGTTCGCCAACGCCGGCATCGCCGGCGACACGCCGCTCGGCGGCACCGACCCGGCCGCCTTCGAAGCGGTGCTGCGTACGAACGTCACCGGCGTCTTCTTCACGCTTCAGGCGGCGCTGCCGCATCTGCGCGACGGCGGATCGCTCATCCTGAACGGCTCCGTGCACGAGGTGCTCGGCGTGCCGGGCTACTCCGCGTACGCCGCGAGCAAGGCGGGCGTACGCGCCATGGCGCGCTGCCTCGCCTCGGAGCTGGCGCCGCGCGGCATCCGCGTCAACGTCGTGGTGCCCGGTGCGACGCGCACGCCGATCTGGGGTCGCATCGCACCCGAGGCCGACGCGCGGACGGCACTCGAGGCCAGCATCGTGCAGCACATCCCGCTCGGGCACCTCGGTGAGGCCGAGGACGTCGCCCGCGCCGCGCTGTTCCTCGCGTCGGACGACGCGCGCAACGTGACGGCCAGCGAGCTGGTCGTCGACGGCGGGACGATCGGCGCGCCGGCCGGCGCGCCCGCGCACCGCCGCTGA
- a CDS encoding DUF2950 family protein, protein MSRSITTTLAATMLLTACAHTPPRVPQTPPGPMTFATPRDAVSALVDACRADDVARVEAIFGERDLVLSGDQAADADHCRRFVQAADAMTRLDPWGDRRLVLVVGSDDFAFPVPLVERGDRWQFDPEAGAAEVLRRRAGENELGAIGRCRAWTHDPAAHAGIDPARPLHGYYFEQLTARGGGRALLAWPAEYRVTGVQSFLVGPDGLVREKDLGPNGPRGITSWTADDTWRVVEAN, encoded by the coding sequence ATGTCGCGCTCGATCACGACGACGCTCGCCGCGACGATGTTGCTCACGGCCTGCGCGCACACGCCGCCGCGCGTCCCGCAGACGCCGCCCGGCCCGATGACCTTCGCCACCCCGCGCGACGCCGTCTCCGCGCTCGTCGACGCCTGCCGTGCCGACGACGTCGCGCGCGTCGAGGCGATCTTCGGCGAACGCGACCTCGTCCTCTCCGGCGACCAGGCCGCCGACGCCGACCACTGCCGCCGCTTCGTGCAGGCCGCCGACGCGATGACGCGCCTCGACCCGTGGGGCGACCGGCGCCTCGTGCTCGTCGTCGGCAGCGACGACTTCGCGTTCCCGGTTCCGCTCGTCGAGCGCGGCGACCGCTGGCAGTTCGATCCCGAGGCCGGCGCCGCCGAGGTGCTGCGCCGGCGCGCCGGCGAGAACGAGCTGGGCGCCATCGGCAGGTGCCGTGCCTGGACGCACGACCCGGCCGCGCACGCGGGGATCGACCCGGCGCGCCCGCTGCACGGCTACTACTTCGAGCAGCTGACGGCCCGCGGCGGCGGCCGCGCGCTGCTCGCCTGGCCGGCCGAGTACCGCGTCACCGGCGTGCAGAGCTTCCTCGTCGGTCCCGACGGCCTCGTGCGCGAGAAGGACCTCGGCCCGAACGGCCCGCGCGGCATCACCAGCTGGACAGCGGACGACACGTGGCGCGTAGTGGAGGCGAACTGA